Genomic DNA from Nomascus leucogenys isolate Asia chromosome 10, Asia_NLE_v1, whole genome shotgun sequence:
ttttgctcctAGAACAATACCTGGTACACAATCAGatttaatgaatatttgctgaataaataaatgaactatgggcattaaatatttactgaatgaataaatatgtgttaCAGGCCGAGAAAATGGGGTTCGTGACCAACTCAGTTTACCACTGGAGGCTGTATGAGCAAACAGAAAACTGTTCTGGTGAAAGCAAGATGTTGGAAAACTGACAACTGCATCTGCCACCAGAAAAGGTGCTGAGGGCAGTCACACCTCAAGCACAGTGTTCCCCGTGATTATCCAAAAGAACATCTGAAGCCTGTTGCACAAAGAAAGCAATTATATGTACCTGTGATAAATCAAACAGCTGATCAACCGTtacctctccctccctgctctttctaccTAACATAAATGAAGGGCTGTAGAAGCTCAAGGCTGCCTTTGCTCACCAGAAGCAAGGAGCCCCCTGACACATTCTTTCAAAACAGATCTCttgtctttatttctgcatttgtcCCCCTTCATTCACTGACGGTTCCTACTTCCGTAGGAACCGTCAGTGACAAATATGGATATTGTTGAAGGTGTGGAGAGGGAAGAaacctattttttttgttgttttttttttttgagatggagtctctctctgtcgcccaggctggagtgcagtggcacgatctcggctcactgcaacctcagcctcccgggttcaagcgattctcctgcctcagcctcctgagtagctgggactacaggcgcacaccaccacacccagctaattttttgtatttttagtagagacggggtttcaccgtgttagccaggatggtctcaatctcctgacctcatgatctgcccgccttggcctcccaaaatgctgggattacaggcatgagccaccgcacctggtcgaACCCTTGTTTGTTAGACAAAAACTTGCCAGTATTTGGTGAAATTGATTAAGAATAGGCCTTTAGGCCCCTTGGTCCCACTCCTGTGTGAATGGTCAAGAGGAATCTTGTATAGATATATAAGTGGCACACTCAAAGTGAAGGTAACCTAGGTGTCCATTACTGGAGGACTGGGTTACTAAACATGGTGGATGTATGCTATGCAGTGGCACTTCTCAAATCCTAACATGTGCTGAGTGCCCTCACGATCTTGTTATGTacaatgcagattctgattcagttggtCTGGTTGAGATCTATGACTCCAGTTCTAATAAGTGATTCAGAAGCTGCTATTTTCTGCACCATGCTGTGTGAAGCAAGGGTAAAAACCAGAGTAGTGCTGTTCAAAGGGACTTCCAGTGATGATGGAAATAATTCTATCTATAATATATCTGTGCTGtcaatatggcagccactagccacatacgGTTATTGAAATGTTGTGAGTATGACTAAGGAATGGAATTTTAAGGTGcatctaattttaattaattttaatcaaaAATTAAATGGCCACACCACTTctaatggctaccatattggacaacaTATGTCTAGAAGACTCTGGGGCAGTTAGAAGCAATGAACTAGATGAGCAAACAGTGATGCAGGTAGATTGTTACAAGATTATTTGACGAAATCAGATGACGTATTTAATAATACAACCTGACTCCTCACCTACACTGACCTTCCTTCACACACTATTTAATTGAATGTAAAATACTGTTGATTATATTTGCACTTTATTTTGTAGActactcagaaagaaaaagaagttgtcAATTAAATTATGAGGTGTAAGACATCATGCTGAATTAAGATGTAGATGCTTCCTAATTTCAGAGatgtgaaaaatatgaaaagaatgtgtctttaaatcaataaaatataatgttcaACCACCATAGCTGGAAATTTGAGTTGCAAATAAGATTAAAGTAGtctaaactatttttatttagctttatAGAAGGATGCAGGGTGAGAATTATAGCATGAGTTATATCATGTCACTGGGTGCCCAAATCTACCCAAGTACAcaacttcttttctctcctttttcctatAAGGCTTGTATGGCTGCTGAGTATTAAATCTACAGTGTGTGTTTATCACCTTGACACAGAAGGTGCAACCTCCACAAAGTGAGACAAGGacactataagaaaagaaaattataggccaatatctctgatgaatatagatgcaaaaatcctcaacaaaacactagcaaactaaattcagtagcatattaaaaacatcatacaccatgatcaagtgggatttatccctggaatataaggatggttcaacatgcGCAAATCACTAAGCATGATATAcctcaacagaatgaaggataaaaattatatgatcgtCTTAATAGgtacagaaaaatcatttggcaAAATACAACATCGTTTCATGATAAagtcaacaaattaggtatagagaGAATGTACCTCACATAATagaggccatatatgacaagtccacagctaacatcatacccAATGGTGAAAacttgaaagcttttcctctaagatcaggaacaagacaaggatgcccactctagccatttctattcaacattagcactagaagtcctagccataGTAAGTaggcatgaaaaagaataaaaggcattcagatcagaaagaaagaagtaaaattgtctctgtttgcagatgacataatcttatatgtagaaaatcctgaagaatccaccaaaaaactgttagaactaataaatgattcAGTAAAGTTGTAAGACACAAAATTTGGTTGTGTTTCTACACCCTAACAAtgaattatcagaaaaaaattgagaaagcaaCTCAATTTACAATGGCATCGGAAAcaataaaatgcttaaaaataaacttaagcaAGGAAGtaaataatctgtacactgaaaactataaaacgttgataaaaaaattgaagacaacATAAAGAAATTGAAAGATATCCCATATTtgtgaattggaagaattaatatttctaaaatgtcaatGCTAACCAAAGCtgtctacattttcattttaatccctatcaaaattccaatggcttttcttcacagaagtagaaaaaaaaatcataaatacgGAAACATGAAAGACCCTGCAATcttgggcaagaagaacaaagctagagacatCATATtgtctgatttcaaaacataatacaaagctatagtaaacaaaacagcatggtactggcacaaaaacaggcaTATAACCAATGGGAttgaatagagagctcagaaataaatccatgcatttactgCCAACTGATTTTTAACCCAAAGGAAAAGGATATTCTCTTTAACAAAAgctgttggaaaaactggatacctgcaaggagaagaatgaaattggactcctATCTCatgccatgtacaaaaatcaactcaaaatgggttaaggatttaaacataagacctgaaactgtaaaatgaCAAGAAGAAGACATGAGGAAAAACTTCTTGACATTTGTCTGGGCAATGATATTTTAGATATAACCCccaaagcacagacaacaaaagtaaaaataaacaaatgcgaTTGCATCAAATGGAAAAGCTGCTGTGCAccaaaggaaacaaccaacagataatgatcaacagagtgaaaagacagcctaacaaatgggagaaactatttgcaaatgATGTATCTGATAGAGGGTCAATATCCAAGATACATAAGCAATGCAaaaactcaacagcaagaaaacaaataacccagttaaaaaaatggacaaagggccaggcaccatggctcatgcctgaaatcccagcactttgggaggctgaggtgggtgcatcacctgaggtcaggagtttgagaccagcctggccaacatgatgataccctgtctgtactaaaaatacaaaaattagctgggcatggtggcaggtgcctgtaatcccagctgcttgggaggctgaggcaggagaatcacttgaagccaggacggggaggttgcagtgagctgagatcacaccactgcactccagcctgggcaacagggagagactctgtctctgaaaaataaaaaagggcaaaggacctgaaaagacatttctccaaagaaaacatacaaaggaccaacaagtatatgaaaaggtgctcactatcactaatcatcagggaaacacaaattaaaatcacagtaagACATCACCTCACACATTTTGGAATGACTAGAAAAGgcaaacaataacaaatgttggcaaggatgtggggagAAAAAAGTGAATCCttgtaccctgttggtgggagtgtaagttggTGCAAGGAAATGAAATTGGTATCTCAAAGTGATATCTGCACACCCGTGTTCATGGCGGCATTATTCATAATGATCAGGATATGAAAACAACCTACGTGTctgttgatggatgaatggataaaggaaatgtaatatattagtatcagtataatttaatattattctgccttatgaaagaaagaaatcctgtcatttgtgacaacatggatggaccagGAGGacactgtgttaagtgaaataggtcAGACACAGAacgacaaatactgcatgatctcacttatatgtgaaatctaaaaaactcaaactcttagaagcagagagtagaatggtggttaccagaagctggaggatggggtgggaggatgagGAAAAGGAGGGAGCCTCTACTTCCCAGCAATCTTTCGTGCATGTCCCAGACCTGCCACCTTAGGGTTCCCCAATACTGTGGTGTCCCCACAGAACATAAGGGGAGTACAACATTCTATTTTATCTGTAGTCTGTAGTATCCAAGCACGGAACTTTGAGAAGACAGACACTAAGATCATAAGGTCATTCCCAGGCAGACCCATCCAAGGGTGCCTGGTAAAGGTTTAGCAATGACTGTCTGGCAAAGCCCTATCTATAGTGTTTTTCAATTTCAGTGCAGTAAATACTTCTTCTTTGGCTATTGTCAAGCTACTGGTGCAGACAGAGTTGGGGAGTTGGAAATATGTGTGCAGAAACTCATCATTACAGACGTAGTACAAGAGACATACCTCACTCCCAAGCATAGGTATTAGTTGAAATAATTAGCAACAGTTGAGTTTTGAGTATTTactgacaattttttaaatcaattatgcAATTATAAgcttatgtaatttaatttttaacaatggCTGCATTTAGCAACCGGCTCTCGAAATTCCTGAAAATTTGCTGGTAGACTCTTGCGAGCACGTATGAACTGGCCCTGGCACACACTGGGCCTGCCGCCCAGCCCAAGTTTATTGACCTCGTTACTCACAGGGactctgctttattttaaaattatgtttatggcTTCTTGTCTGTCATCTCCTGCTAGAATGTAAGTTCTGTGAGGGCAGGGATTCTGACTGGCTTGCTCACAGTGCTTCCTCCAGCACCCAGAACAATGCCTGGTGCATAGCAGGTGCCTAATAGACCAATGCCTGGCgcgtagtaggtgctcaatagctGTTGATGAGTGAAagtaagaaagagaatgagattcCTAACACAATGGTTtcatgtaaattaaaaacaatacactGTGACACTGCCTTGTTTTCCAAGGATGCAGGGCATTCAAAGCCATTTATGTCGGtgcctgtggggagggaggggagcaaagCCAGCGATGAAGAgtggaaataaattaataaaatgagagaaaggcTTTGCCTGGACAGGAACTGAAGCCTGTGATTAACTCAACTCTCCTCACCTGAGATCTGATTAGGAAAAAGAGGACATCTTCATTTGCATAGAATTTTCCAGGAAACAAGGCACTTAGTTCCCTGCCCTGGACCACAGGGGCTCCAGGGAGGAGGCTGGTAGAAGGCAGTCATGCTCAAGGTCACTCTACAGGGCTGAGGTGTTTCCGTCTAGAAACCTGATACCGTGGGGTGGACGGGGAGACTCCTGAGGAAAAACACGCAAAGAGGGAGGCAGCCACTTATCAGTACACAGCtcccggctgggcatggtggggcctCTGTCTACGTGTTTCTTGAAGTCATTAATTGGATGGATAAGGCtgggtgcggcagctcacgcctgcaatcccggcactttgggaaaccgacgGAGGCGGCTCGCTTGgggccaggtgttcgagaccagcctgatcaacacagggaaacctcatctctacaaacaatttaaaaagtagccgggcatggtgacgggcacctgtggtcgcagctacttgggaggctgaggtaagaggatcactggagcccaggaggtcgcagttgcagtgagccatgattgcgttACAGTACTCCATCCGGAGActgagcaagaccgtgtctcagaaaataaaaaataaataaatggatgaatgaataccATTTAggatgattccatttttattgcCATTATTTATTCGGTTTTTAGAGACACTGAGTGTGTTAAAAATTGTCTTCTTTGGAATCCAATGCCGGTTTAAGGGGTCTGTGCCCCTGCCCTCTGTGCCTCTGGTCTTGAGTAGTGATGGTGACACAGCAAGGGTGGGGGCATGGTGGGCAGAAAACGCCTGAAGCAACTGCTCTGGGAAAGGAGAGATCAGAGCCGGAGTAAGATCAGGATGCTGGGGCCTGgggctcctgggtctgagggaggaggggctgggggcctggactcctgggtctgatggaggaggggctggggcctggactcctgggtctgatggaggaggggctggggcctggactcctgggtctgagggaggaggggctggggcctggactcctgggtctgagggaggaggggctgtggcctggactcctgggtctgatggaggagaggctggggcctggactcctgggtctgagggaggaggggctgggcctggactcctgggtctgagggaggaggggctgggggcctggactcctgggtctgatggaggaggggctggggcctggactcctgggtctgagggaggaggggctgggcctggactcctgggtctgatggaggaggggctgggcctggactTCTGGGTCTGAGGTAGGAGGGACTGGGGCCTGGACTTCTGGGTCCTGAGTGGAGACAGGAGGGCCTGGACAGCTGACGAGGTCCATCCCACCATGAAGACCATCATTTGTCCCGCATCGTTTCCTCAATCCAGCTTCGGTACTTGCACAGGTTGGTGTAGACACCGGGGTAGCCAGGTAGGGCGCAGCGCTCCATTCCCCAAGACACGAGGCCCTGGAGCTGTCCTCTGCACATCAGGGGTCCCCCAGAGTCACCCTGAGGGGGAGGAACAGAGATGGAGACACTAATGGACAGGTAGCCAGAGCCACCACGGCACAGAGAACCCAAGAAGCATAGTCAGGGAGACAGGCAGAGACACTGGGGTGGACAGTTGGGGACACAGTCCTGCCCCAGCTCTGAGGTCTCAGCCTCGGACGTCGGGgcacttccttccctctccactgggtctggctctgtctctgTGTACACCTGCCTGTCCCTTGAATCTCACTGGGCCCATCTCTGTTCGCTCCATCTGTAGAACAtctgtgtgtctctctttttctatttccccGTCTCTGCCTCTCTCAAGGATGCATTAAGATTTCTAGAAGCCTCAGCACAGCCTTTCCCGGACCCATATGAGCAGAGGCCACTCTGTGATCTTTTCCCAACCTGCCTCATCCCACTCCACCAACTACCCTAAGAGGGTTACTCCCACCtgacagacgaggaaactgaggcatgaatgCTTTGAGTCCATTACCCAGGGGGCACAGGGCTAGGAAGCAGGGTGGCCTGGCTGTCGGAATCTCTCTGTGCCTGCGGTTCACTCTCTTCTGAAGACCTCTGCAGACTTCCATGCTCCTGACATCGTTTGCCTAAATCCCAGTCCCAAATAATCCCTACCACAGCTCCCATCCTGGGCCTTACCTGACAAGAGTCCTTCCCACCCTGGGGAACTCCTGCACAGACCATACCAGGAGTGATGGCTCTAGGATAGGCCTTCTGGCACACCTCATCCAGGGAGATGTTGATGTTCACGCATTGCAGAGAGGCGGGGTACCTGGCTGGGGGGGCACTGCAGGATTGTAACTGGGTCTACCCTCCCATAAGACCCAAGTGTCCaggcccccagctcctcctccttccaaCCCAGGAGTCCAGCCCCAGCACcccctccctcagacccaggagtccaggcccccagtccctcctccttccgacccaggagtccaggcccccagtccCTCCTCCTTCCGACCCAAgagtccaggcccccagtccctcctccttccgacccaggagtccaggcccccagcccctctccttgagacccaggagtccaggcccccagcccctattccctcagacccaggagcccCAGTCCCccaactccacctcctggagacccaggagcccaggcccagccccctGCTTTCCAAGACGCAGGAGTCCTCACCGATGGGGCTGGATATAGTTCCCCAGCCTGACACTCGGCAGGAGGTCCCGGGGCTGGCACAGGCCTGGGCGACCTCAATGGGCCTGACTGCCCTCCCGATCCGTGCGGGTTGCTGTAGCCGCAGCAGCATGAGGTCGTTGTCGTGGGTCCGGGAGTTGTAGTTGGGGTGCGTCACCTGGCGAACCACGCGCAGCACCTGCTGGGTggcctcccacctcctcaggTTGTGCTTGCCCAGGGCGACCTGAAGGATCCTGGCCACGACCCCCAAGAGAAGCGCTGCTCAGGGTCGGAGCCGGAgactcctccccaccctccagcccGGTTCCCTGGCTGGGCGACGAGTCTTCCCCGAGGTCTAGCCTGCTTCTCACTAACTGCAGGCCGAGCATTCTTGGCCTCCTGTGCCCTTCCCCATGGCCAGGGCATTCTCTCGACCCAGCCCGAGCTGCCTCTCCTTCCGCTCTTGGGCTGAGCTGCAGCTCCTGGCTTGGGAAGCAGGTGATGATTGGGAGAGCTTGGCTCCATTCCAGGGTCTGTGCTGGGCTCCGTGCATTGAGTTCTAAGTGAAAGTGCATTATGACTCTAGGCTCTAAATCAGAACTGATATTCTGGAGTAGGCTCCATTCTGTTTCTAGCCTGGGCTCTGGGTTCTAGACATCTTAAACTTTTGACTCTATGCTAAGATCAGGATTCGAGATCGAACCTGGATTATGACTtgatattttttgtgtgtgtgatggagtcttgctctgtcacctaggctggagtgtggtggcacgatctcagctcactgtgactgccacctcccagttcaagtgattatcccgcctcagccgcctcagcctcccgagtagctggaactacaggtgcccgccaccacacctggctaatttttgtattttttagtagagacagggtttcaccatattggccagactggtctctaactcctgacctcaactgatccgccctcctcggcctcccaaagtaatgggattataggcgtgagccactgtgcctggctatgaTGTAATTTCTGGATTCTGAGGTGAGGTTTCTGTTTTAGGGTAGGCTGAGGGTTTTGTTTTGAGCAATGGGTTAAGACCTGGGCTACGGGTTCTGGACACATGGATAGCTCCAGTTTCTGGGTGGTGCTCTGGGTTCCTTACTAAGCTCTGGTTTATGAGCCGTTCTTAGACAACCGTTTGAGCTCTGTGCTCCAGATGGGGTCAGGGCTCTCGACATTGGTCTGAGCTCTTGATTCTAcaggtctgttttcttttttcctttttttttttttttttttttttgagatggactcttgctctgtcaccaccagctggagtgcagtggcgcgatctcggctcactgcaagctccgcctcccgggttcacgccattctcctgcctcagcctcccgagtagctgggaccacaggcacctgccaccacgcctggctaattttttgtatttttagtagagatggggtttcaccgtgttagccaggatggtctcgatctcctgacctcatgatccgcccgtctctgcctcccaaagtgctgggattacaggcgtgagccaccgcgcccggcctctacagGTCTGTTTCATATTGGATTATAGGGCTCTTGGTTCTGGACTCTGGCCCTAGCCCTTGACCTCAGGTTGGGCTCTGGGTTCTAGTTGGAGCTCCAGGTTATGGCCTGGATCCAAGATTCTAGAGTCTGGTTTGCATTCTGGCCTTTATATTCTCGACTCTGGCCTGAGCTTTGATCTCTAGGTTCTAGACTGACCTGTTTATGGCATAGATATGGCTTATAGGCATTTTGTCCTCTTGGCTGGGGTCTGGGTTGTAAGTTCAGATCTAGAATTTAGGAGGGGTCTAGGTTTTACATGGGGCTTCTGATTAGGATCTGCATTCtgggattgattgattgattgattgattgattgatatggagtttcgctcttgttgctcagcctggagtgcaatggtgcgatctcggctcactgtaacctccacctcccaggttcaagtgattctcctgcctcagcctcccgagtagctgggattacaggcatgtgccaccatgcctggctaattttgcatttttagtagagacagggtttctctatgttggtcaggctggtctcgaactcccgacctcaggtgatctgcccgccttggcctcccaaagtgctgggattacaggcatgagccaccgcacccggcacatTCTGGGATTCAAACACTGGGTTGAAGTCTGCTCATAGTGGAGCTACAGACTAGACTCTGAACTAAACCTCGGATGTGAAACAGCCTCCAGGTTTTGCCTCTATTCTTAGAGTTGTATGTTCCAGCTGTGAGCAGGGTTCTAGTTCTGGATTTACGGCTAGACTGTAGGTCCTGAACTGGGCTCTGAGTTCTACGTAGTGTCCTGAGTTTCTGAATGTAGACGGGATCCTGAATTCAGCCACCAATCTGGAATGGGCTAAGCTTGGTCTTGATGTAATGTGTGGCCTCTGGATGAATCGCTGGATTAGATGTTTGGTTCTCAGCAGGCCCATGGGTTCCAAGCTGCCCATCTGCTTTCAGAACCTAGGCTGAGTTCGAGATTTATGGAGGAGTCCACATCCCGAGCTGCATTTTTGGTTCCAGGCTCTTCTCGAGACCTCAAACCAGGAGCCAGCTACTACATTGGGTTCTATACAGAGATCCAGGTTCTCAGCTCAGTTCTAGGGCTTTAGACTCTGGAATTCACTGGGTACAGGGACAGGGGAAGGGGTCACTTACGGGCGGCCGCAGTGGGCAGCAGTGATGACCCACTGGTCTGAAAGCAGGGCGCCTCCGCAGAGGAAGCGGCGCCTGGGACCCGCCAGCAGGGCCGCCTGCCATGGCTGGGAGCTCCGGTTGCACGTATAGCCACCAATTATCTTGTTCTCGTCCTCTTGGCTCCGTGTCGTGGCTAGGAGTGGACAGGATTGGGTGGGGAAAGGAGATGAGCAAACACTCTCCACTCCACAAGTTTGTAGGATTCCAGAACTGACAAATCCCCTTCCTTTTGGTCTAACCCCTAAACCGCCCACCTCTATCCGTCCCACCCAGGGTGAGACATGTCCAATATTGACCCCGTTATTGCCCCAACACGGAGAGCTTTCTGACTCACCTCCCAAGTCACCTCCGTAGCATCTCTTATTTCGTGCCATGGCCACCTTATCCAGGGCTTTGCTACATCTACGACTCTCAGCTCTATGCTCCCATAATTTCTGTGATCACTTCTTGACATAAGCCACATTTTCCCCCAGTGAGTCCTTCCCCAACACATTCAAGGACCTCCCTGTCTCTTCCCCAACGTTCCCACTCAGTGGGACCCCAAGGATCCGCCATCTCTTGCCCCACACTTGCCCCCATCCACCTCGCACACCCATGCCACGATCCCGCCACCCAATCGTCCTTCTCCACCTTCCCTCTGACAACAAAACATCTTTTCCACATTGTTTCTTTCCTAACACAGTCAAGTAGAGCCCTGTGATCTTTCCGTTATGACCCACTTGGGACCTAATAGTTCTCTACgattccttatttattttgcaCCAGATCTTATAAAcacctctctccccagccccacaATTTCCTAGCACCTCCACAACTAGGAATTTAGGCCTCCATCATGCTCCCCCATCATGACCCCCAAGCCACTCCCTGCTTTTTCTTATGAGGTCACCATGAGCATCCAGGGGCCCCAAGGACCCATCCCCATCTCTTCTCAGAGTCTCCAGGGGACCCCCTTGTCTCAAACCCAACCGTTCTCTTACCTATAGCCAGGACTTGAAGTGCTGTCAGCAGGAGGAACATTTTAGGGGCTGAGGGCCAGGTTCTGTCAAATGCAGAGAAAAAGTGAGAGAGTAGGAACCTTCAACAGAACCAGGGGCTGAGAGGCAGAGACAGCGGCGCCACTTACCCAGAGCCCAAGACCCTCAGCGACATGAAGACAGAGCAGAGAGGTAGGGACCAGAGACCAGGAGGGCGGGGCCTGCAGGCTCTGCGGGCAGCAGGCGGGAGGATTCGGAGCAGGGCGCAGGTCCCTCCTTGATGTCTTgatgaaggaaggaggggaggtgtCTCTCTTCCTAGTCACACTGGCAAAGCCTTTTATCCCTGGTCAGGACAGctggccctgcccccacctcccgcCGCCCTGcttctgacattttttttttttttttattgcctaGTTCCCATTCCAAGACTCCCTGATCCtatcccctccctcccctctctggccAAAAAAGCAGCCACAATTGTTCATGAGAACCCGCCCAGGGAAGATGCTATAATCTAGAAGGAATCCTGGGAGGGGATCCCAgggcagggtgggcaggggagggTTCCCAGTTGCTGGAGGTGGTGGATCTAGTGGTGGAGTCAGGAAACCAGGGTGAGGAGCGTCAGAGGAAAGGGCACAAAGGGtctgagagagggaggaagagaggcacTGAGAGAGGGAGTCacgggaggagagagagagggagaaatagagagacagagagagacagagagagagccagagagacacacacacacagagagacagaaagagagagagagagagagatagggtgacagagagggggagagagagagagagagacacggtgaccggggtggggggggggagagagagagactgggaaaATGAATAAGAAGATATGACAGTGGAGAGAGAGGAGTCCAGGAATACGAGCACCGAGGAAGATGTGCTCCTGAGAGAAGGAACtgaggagagagatggagaaacaggTGGAAGCTGGATGTGACAGGGAACAGGAGAGGCAGATGGTGGGAGGAAAACAAGACAGAGGAAAAGGGAGACACAGAGATGCAGGGAGAGGGGGGtgtggagaaggggagagagaagagcaaaagACGGAGGGAAGAAGGTGA
This window encodes:
- the KLK14 gene encoding kallikrein-14 — translated: MSLRVLGSGTWPSAPKMFLLLTALQVLAIATTRSQEDENKIIGGYTCNRSSQPWQAALLAGPRRRFLCGGALLSDQWVITAAHCGRPILQVALGKHNLRRWEATQQVLRVVRQVTHPNYNSRTHDNDLMLLRLQQPARIGRAVRPIEVAQACASPGTSCRVSGWGTISSPIARYPASLQCVNINISLDEVCQKAYPRAITPGMVCAGVPQGGKDSCQGDSGGPLMCRGQLQGLVSWGMERCALPGYPGVYTNLCKYRSWIEETMRDK